One Halorientalis litorea DNA segment encodes these proteins:
- a CDS encoding AMP-binding protein, with product MPWTVMPDFDSYEAAREEFSWDLPESFNPAVDFLRKHGEASETPRGEGDATGRDRTALEQVYPDGRRESFTFRELDERSDRLAAGLSELGVGPGDRVGVVVPQKPQNPLTHLANWKLGAVSLPLTVLFGEDALQYRLADAGANTVVIDPAVREEIAAIRDDCPALDDVVEIETSDPADDIRAFEDVLAAPGTEVAAHDATPETETAIMYTSGSTGPPKGVLHSHALWLGRAAAAYNYFDQGLGPDVTVWTPADWAWGAALGGTLFATWHHGGTMVGYPAEGFDAETAFELLADFDVTHSFMPPTALRMLMEVDDPAGTYDLDVQAFAAAGEPLTPEIVTWVREAFTDVSINEFYGQTELNLAVGNSGQWFDTRPGSMGKPLPGYDFAILDPEAASAGEVERLGTGETGEIALRPHDRRVFFDEYWKMPEKTAAKQVGEWFLTGDLAERGEDGYVRFKSRKDDVIITAGYRVGPMEVEETILEHPDAVQAGVVGVPDETRGEIIKAFVEPAAGVAETDDLRAEIQELVRDRLAEYEYPREIEFVDELPQTTTGKIRRLELREREAE from the coding sequence ATGCCATGGACGGTGATGCCGGACTTCGACTCCTACGAGGCGGCCCGCGAGGAGTTCTCGTGGGACCTCCCCGAATCGTTCAATCCGGCGGTGGACTTTCTGCGGAAACACGGCGAGGCGTCGGAGACACCCCGTGGAGAGGGCGACGCCACCGGACGGGACCGGACCGCGCTCGAACAGGTCTACCCCGACGGTCGCCGCGAGTCGTTCACCTTCCGCGAACTCGACGAGCGGTCGGACAGGCTCGCCGCGGGGCTCTCCGAGTTGGGTGTCGGGCCGGGTGACCGCGTGGGCGTCGTCGTCCCGCAGAAGCCACAGAACCCGCTCACGCATCTGGCCAACTGGAAACTCGGGGCGGTGTCGCTCCCACTGACGGTGCTGTTCGGCGAGGACGCACTCCAGTACCGCCTCGCGGACGCGGGTGCGAATACGGTTGTCATCGACCCGGCCGTGCGCGAGGAAATCGCGGCCATCCGCGACGACTGCCCGGCTCTCGACGACGTGGTGGAAATCGAGACGAGCGACCCAGCGGACGACATCCGGGCGTTCGAGGACGTGTTGGCGGCACCCGGAACCGAGGTCGCGGCCCACGACGCGACGCCGGAGACGGAGACGGCCATCATGTACACGAGCGGGTCCACCGGGCCGCCGAAGGGCGTTCTCCACTCGCACGCGCTCTGGTTGGGGCGTGCGGCCGCCGCGTACAACTACTTCGACCAGGGCCTCGGCCCGGACGTGACGGTGTGGACGCCCGCGGACTGGGCGTGGGGCGCGGCACTCGGCGGGACGCTGTTCGCCACGTGGCACCACGGCGGGACGATGGTCGGCTACCCGGCCGAGGGGTTCGACGCCGAGACGGCCTTCGAGTTGCTCGCGGACTTCGACGTGACCCACTCGTTCATGCCGCCGACGGCACTCCGGATGTTGATGGAAGTCGACGACCCCGCCGGAACCTACGACTTGGACGTGCAGGCGTTCGCCGCGGCAGGGGAGCCGTTGACGCCGGAAATCGTCACGTGGGTCCGGGAGGCGTTCACCGACGTGTCCATCAACGAGTTCTACGGACAGACGGAACTCAACCTCGCCGTCGGCAATTCGGGCCAGTGGTTCGACACGCGTCCGGGGAGCATGGGCAAACCCCTGCCGGGGTACGACTTCGCCATCCTCGACCCGGAGGCCGCCAGCGCGGGCGAAGTCGAGCGGCTCGGGACCGGCGAGACGGGCGAAATCGCGCTTCGCCCGCACGACCGGCGCGTGTTCTTCGACGAGTACTGGAAGATGCCCGAGAAGACCGCCGCCAAACAGGTCGGGGAGTGGTTCCTGACCGGGGACCTCGCGGAGCGCGGCGAGGACGGCTACGTCCGGTTCAAATCGCGGAAGGACGACGTCATCATCACCGCCGGGTACCGCGTCGGCCCGATGGAAGTCGAGGAGACCATCCTCGAACACCCCGACGCGGTGCAGGCCGGCGTCGTCGGCGTCCCCGACGAGACGCGGGGAGAAATCATCAAGGCGTTCGTCGAACCGGCGGCGGGCGTCGCGGAGACCGACGACCTCCGCGCGGAGATACAGGAACTGGTCCGTGACCGCCTGGCGGAGTACGAGTACCCGCGGGAAATCGAGTTCGTGGACGAACTGCCACAGACAACGACCGGGAAGATACGGCGGTTGGAACTGCGCGAACGCGAGGCCGAGTGA
- a CDS encoding YqjF family protein, whose protein sequence is MFSPSLLSMRWADVLFAHWAVDPAVVEESLPEGLSADTYDGDAYLGVVGFQMEDIRPRGAPIGRSFPELNLRTYVTGPNGPGIYFYNLDADDGLSVGVARRVFNLPYYRAAMSVEGTGDGIRLRSQRTHDGVPAADFDATYQPTGDPTPADPGTLDAFLTERYRFYAASDGGTLYAGPVEHPPWDLQSAALTIRENDLFQANGFDHPGGDPLVHYSPGVDVRASLIRPVGSSLPIPP, encoded by the coding sequence ATGTTCAGTCCGTCGTTGCTGTCGATGCGCTGGGCGGACGTGCTGTTCGCACACTGGGCCGTCGACCCGGCAGTGGTCGAGGAGAGTCTCCCCGAGGGTCTCTCGGCGGACACGTACGACGGCGACGCCTACCTCGGCGTCGTCGGCTTCCAGATGGAAGACATCCGGCCACGTGGGGCACCAATCGGACGGTCCTTCCCCGAACTGAACCTCCGGACGTACGTGACTGGACCGAACGGGCCGGGCATCTACTTCTACAACCTGGACGCCGACGACGGACTGAGCGTCGGCGTCGCCCGTCGAGTGTTCAACTTGCCGTACTACCGCGCCGCGATGTCCGTCGAAGGGACCGGCGACGGCATCCGACTCCGCAGTCAGCGGACCCACGACGGCGTCCCGGCGGCGGATTTCGATGCGACGTATCAGCCGACGGGCGACCCGACGCCGGCCGACCCGGGCACGCTCGATGCGTTCCTGACCGAGCGGTATCGCTTCTACGCCGCCTCGGACGGGGGCACGCTGTACGCCGGCCCGGTCGAGCATCCGCCGTGGGACCTGCAATCGGCGGCCCTGACGATACGCGAGAACGACCTGTTTCAGGCCAACGGGTTCGACCACCCCGGTGGCGACCCGCTGGTTCACTACAGCCCCGGCGTCGACGTGCGGGCGAGTCTGATTCGTCCGGTCGGGTCGTCGCTCCCGATTCCGCCGTGA
- a CDS encoding EamA family transporter, with protein MRYLLWALLALVAYTLVPPFVKLATADIPSDVVLLVSNGILVLAAVGIILVSDVSVAPYLTHDRAIYAYGAGVALTVGIVSYYRALAAGPVSVVVPIFGMFIATSSIVGIAFLDEPLTARKAAGVALAVVAVYLTSVE; from the coding sequence ATGCGCTATCTCCTGTGGGCACTGCTGGCTCTCGTCGCGTACACGCTGGTCCCTCCGTTCGTGAAACTCGCCACGGCCGACATCCCGAGCGACGTGGTGTTGCTGGTCTCGAACGGGATTTTAGTCCTCGCCGCTGTCGGCATCATCCTCGTCTCGGACGTGTCTGTCGCGCCATACCTGACACACGACCGGGCCATCTACGCCTACGGTGCGGGCGTCGCGCTGACTGTCGGCATCGTCTCGTATTACCGGGCGTTGGCGGCGGGGCCGGTGAGCGTCGTCGTCCCCATCTTCGGGATGTTCATCGCCACCAGTTCCATCGTCGGCATCGCGTTCCTCGACGAACCGCTCACGGCACGGAAGGCGGCCGGCGTCGCTCTCGCCGTCGTCGCGGTGTATCTCACCTCCGTGGAGTAG
- a CDS encoding thioredoxin family protein, with protein MVALDSEDDAIARGESAPDFELPAASDESYSLADFADRDALLVVFTCNHCPYAKAKFDELNHIAETYDDVAVVGINPNDAEEYPDDSFERMQELVADGTIEYDAYLRDESQAVAEAYGAVCTPDPFLFENADGEFELVYHGRLDDATNPDEEPTEMEMRDIIDRLLAGEEIDDEFRPSRGCSIKWRD; from the coding sequence ATGGTCGCACTCGATTCCGAAGACGACGCCATCGCTCGCGGCGAATCGGCACCGGACTTCGAACTCCCCGCCGCCAGCGATGAGTCTTACTCCCTCGCGGACTTCGCCGACAGGGACGCTCTCTTGGTCGTGTTTACCTGCAACCACTGCCCGTACGCCAAGGCCAAGTTCGACGAACTCAACCACATCGCCGAGACGTACGACGACGTAGCCGTCGTGGGTATCAACCCGAACGACGCGGAAGAGTACCCCGACGACTCGTTCGAGCGCATGCAGGAACTCGTCGCCGATGGCACCATCGAGTACGACGCCTATCTCCGGGACGAGTCACAGGCCGTCGCCGAGGCTTACGGAGCCGTCTGCACGCCCGACCCGTTCCTGTTCGAAAACGCGGACGGCGAGTTCGAACTCGTCTATCACGGCCGGCTGGACGACGCGACGAATCCCGACGAGGAACCGACCGAGATGGAGATGCGGGACATCATCGACCGACTGCTCGCCGGGGAGGAGATAGACGACGAGTTCCGGCCGAGCCGTGGCTGCTCGATAAAGTGGCGAGACTGA
- the lrpA1 gene encoding HTH-type transcriptional regulator LrpA1 — translation MAAESTEERILSVLEEDAQASYAEIADRANVSKPTVRKYIQRLEDEGVIVGYSADVDPKKLSSKSIAIVGIDVESERYVEVTRTLKGIDEIEALYTSSGDHTLMAEVHASDGDALGDVINDEIVSLDGVAAAHPSFLQERLK, via the coding sequence ATGGCCGCCGAGTCAACGGAGGAACGCATCCTCTCTGTCCTCGAAGAGGACGCGCAGGCCTCCTACGCAGAGATAGCAGACCGGGCAAACGTGTCGAAGCCGACGGTCCGAAAGTACATCCAACGGCTGGAGGACGAGGGCGTCATCGTCGGGTACTCCGCCGACGTGGACCCGAAGAAACTCTCCTCGAAATCCATCGCCATCGTCGGTATCGACGTGGAGAGCGAACGGTACGTCGAGGTGACACGCACGCTCAAGGGTATCGACGAGATAGAGGCACTGTACACGTCGAGCGGTGACCACACGCTGATGGCGGAGGTCCACGCGTCCGACGGGGACGCGCTGGGCGACGTCATCAACGACGAAATCGTCTCGCTCGACGGCGTCGCCGCCGCCCACCCCTCCTTCCTGCAGGAACGGCTGAAGTAG